The Mercenaria mercenaria strain notata chromosome 1, MADL_Memer_1, whole genome shotgun sequence nucleotide sequence TACCAGTAGCTTCACAAATGGTTGGTGCTGGTTCTTTATTAAACCCAATGGCTTCTTCTTTTACAGTACAAGTGTCAGAACCTGTACATACATCATATCCGGACAATGTAACAGCCATTTCCCCCAGTCATGTGTCTAATGCTCAGGTGTCATCTTTGAAACCAGAAGTTGGTTTGAATTCTGATGATAGTTCTCATCAAGAAATCCTTAAACTTACTTCCTCCTAAGTTAGCTGAACAACTTTCTTTGAGTAGGTTACCTCCTCCTGAACCAAATATTTTTAATGGTGACCCCCTCGATTACCCAGGTTGGAAGTCGGCTTTTCAGGTTCTAATTGAACAAAGGCGTATTCCTCCATCAGAAAAAATACATTACCTACGCAAATATCTTTCAAGTGAGGTCAGAGATGTAGTTTCAAATTTCTTCTTGTTATCTTCTGAAAAGGCTTATGAAGAAGCTAAGTTGTTGCTTGACAAAAGGTATGGGGATCAATTTGTTATAGCAAATGCTTTTCGCAGTAAATTAGAAAAATGGCCAAAGCTTCAGTACAGAGATAGTTACGGTTTACGTAAATGCAGACTTTTTGAAACAGTGTCATGCTGCTATGGACACTATTGGTTGTTTGGGAGTTCTGGATGATGAAAGAGAAAACAGGAAAATGCTTGCTAAGTTGCCTGAATGGGCTGTAGTTAGGTGGAATAGAATTGCTGTCCAGGCAAAGGAGGAAAGGGGTAAATTTCCATCATTTGAAGAGTTTATGTTGTTTGTTACCAAGGAGGCCAACATAGCTTGTGATCCAGTAACCTGTCTTGTGTCCTTTAAGGAAGATGAAAGTCATTCTGTTTCAAAACGAACTGATTCTGGTGGCAGGTTAAATAAAGGTCAACCAgtcaggacaaagtcatttttatcaGAGGTCAAGGGCAGACAAGGTCACCAATCTGGGTCTGACTCAGTAAGACTCAACAAGATCGAATGTTTGTATTGTAAAAGGAATCATGATTTGCAGCAGTGTATTAGTATTTTAGCAGTTTCTTTAGAAAAAAGGAAGGCCTTTACTAAGGAGAATGGTTTGTGTTTTGGTTGTCTAAGGAAGGGCCGTGTTGCAAGAAAGTGTTTTAACAGGTTGAAATGTGAAAAATGCAGTAAAATGCACCCAACActttttcatgaagataagtcacCAGTTCAGCAAGCCAGTAAGGAAGAAGAAGCAACTGGGGTCGACACTTCAGTCCAAAGACCTGCTTCTCACACGTCCTTTTTAACCCATGCTGGTTCTTGCAGTATGAGTTCATTGATACTTCCTGTGTATATTTCCCATGAGAGTTGTCCAGACAAGGAAATACTTGTGTATGCTATGTTAGATTCTCAATCAGATACGACATTCGTTCTGGAAGATGTTTGCACATCTTTAGGTATTTCTGGTGCTGAAACCACGTTGTTACTTTCCACAATGTACGCTGAAAATAAGGTAATAAAAGGTCACAGGATTAAGGGCTTGACGGTCAGAGGTTTTAATCTTTCGCTTAGTATATCACTTCCTGAAACATATACACGTCAAATCATGCCTGCAAATCGTTCACATATCCCAACTCCAGAAATGGCAAGAAAATGGCCTCATTTAAAACCTATAGAAAATCAGATTGCACCATTGCTCAGTGTTGAAGTCTGTCTTCTCATTGGATATAATTGTTCAAGGGCATTGCTTCCAAGAGATGTTATAGTACCTGTTGGAGACGGCCCTTTTGCTCAGCGTACTGACCTTGGTTGGGGCATTGTAGGTATCATAGGAGCCAACAGTGATGAAGGACAAATTGGTTTCGACAGTGTAGGTCTAAGCCACAGAATCTTGGTTTGTGAGGTTGATCAGTCTTTAGTTGATAAGAACAGTTTGATGGCAGAACCTGTTTTGGTTTCATTTAGGAATAAGGTGAAGGAAATTATAAATCCATCAGGTATAGTTAAGATGATGAATATGGATTTTAATGATCACAATGAAGCGAAATATTAAGAAAGTGGATGGACATTATCAGATGCCCCTCCCTTTTAAGGATGATCAGATATCTCTTCCAAACAATCGAGCATTAGCTGTGGGTCGTTTGCAACATTTAAAACGTCGTTTGAGTAAGGATGAATTGTTTTATACTCAGTATTGTTCCTTTATGCATGAAATGATCAACAAGGGTTATGCTGAAAGGGTGCCAGATTCTTGTATTGAGCCCATTGGAAGTAGGGTATGGTACATACCACACCACGGTGTCTTTCACCCGGAAAAGCCGGAAAAAATAAGAGTAGTTTACGATTGCAGCGCCGAGTACATGGGCGAGTCCTTGAATAAGAATCTATTGCAGGGTCCAGATCTTACTAATGCACTGGTCGGTGTTCTTTGTCGATTCCGAAAGGATTACATTCCAGTCATGTGTGACattgagaaaatgtttttcagtttgtGGTATCCCCAGATCAAAGGGATTTTCTACGTTTCTTATGGTGGGAAAATGGTGATCTCAACTCGGAACCTGTGGAGTACAGAATGTGTGTACACCTTTTTGGTGCAGCTTCTTCGCCCGGCTGTGCGAATTTTGGAATGAAACAAATTGCTTGTGATTACGAAACCGAGTTTGGGTCAGATGTAGCTAATTTTGTACGTCGTGATTTCTACGTAGATGACGGACTCACCTCTTTGCCGAATGTTGAGACagcaatatttatttcttttgttgggtttattgtcgcaccgacacaattttaggtcatatggcgactttccagctttaatggtggaggaagaccccaggtgcccctccgtgcatatttcatcatgagcgggcacctgggtagaaccaccgaccttccgtaagccagctggatggcttcctcacgtgaagaattctacgccccaaatgaggtttcgaacccacatcgatgaggggcaaatggtttgaagtcaacgactctaaccactcggccacggaggccccctgagACAGCAATAAGTCTCATCACAAGGACTAAGGATATGTCGAGTAGAGGTGGATTACGGCTACACAAATTCTTGTCTAGTTCTAAGAGTGTACTTGACCAGATCCCTCCAGTTGATAGAGCTCAGGGTCTTACAAATGTTGACCTTCATTATGACACCCTCCAATAGAAAGAGTATTAGGTGTTCAGTGGAGTGTAGAGTCAGATAGTTTCCAGTTTAGAACTACTCTTTCTGATCAGCCATTTACTAGAAGAGGTGTGCTTTCTACGGTTAATTCTATATATGATCCCCTTGGATTCATTTCTCCAGTTGTTTTAGTGGGGAAGCAAATACTGCAACACCTCTGTGCAGATCGTACCTATTGGGATGAGCCTATACCAGAACATTTAAGTTCAAAATGGGAAAAACGACGGAGGACTGATATCTTCCATTTAAAGGAACTGAATATTAGAAGGTGTTTTAAACCTTCCGGTTTTGGCAACGTTGTCTCAACCGAGCTGCATCATTTTTCATATGCTAGTCAGTCTGGCTATGGTCAGTGCTCATATCTGAAGCTTGTAGACGACAAACAGCAGGTTCACTGCACCTTGGTTATGAGTAAATCCAGAGTTGCCCCTCTTAAGACCATAACCATTCCCCGCTTAGAATTGACAGCTGCTGTTGTTTCTGTCAAAATCAGTGACCTGATTCAAAGGGAGTTAGATTTCCGAGATGTTGTTAGTTATTACTGGACAGATAGCAAAGTAGTTTTAGGTTATATAGCCAATGATTCTCGCCGCTTTCAAGTCTTTGTAGCGAATAGGGTACAAATGATCCACGACCATACAGAACTTTGTCAGTGGAGATATGTTGATACAAAGGCAAACCCAGCTGACAGTGCATCGCGTGGCGCTTCTGTTGATCAGTTGTTGAATCAGTCTGAATGGTTTTCTGATCCACACTTTCTGTGGCAATTGGAGTTACCTACCTTTTCCAGCGGTGAAATTTCGTTACAAACTGATGACAAGGAGTTGAGAAAGGTTCAGAGTTTTAGCATTCAAACTAGTATGGGGTTTTCAGATCacaaggtttccgaacattttgGTTATTTTTCTAGTTGGAATCGTTTGAAAAGAGCTGTCGCTTTCTGTTTTTTGTATGTTAGTAAGTTAAGGAAATCTTTAAATGTATTCTCATCAAGTCAAAACAATAAGAGTGATGTGTGTCAAATGGACAGTATGTCATTATCTGTTAGTCAGTTAGAGAAGGCAGAACATGCAGTTATAAAGGTAGTGCAGTCTAAACATTTCAGTAAAGAAATTCAATTATTGAAGGGTATTCACCGTGAATCTGCATCAGATTTATCAAACAGACAAGCagtacatgaatgtaaaacaGTTCTCAGAAGCAAGTCGACTCTTTACCGTCTTGACCCATTTTTGGGTCAGAATGGTATCCTTGGGGTAGGTGGTCGGTTACAACATTCTAAGATGCCTTTCTGTCTAAGAAATCCGGTTATTCTACCAAAGGAAAGTCACGTGACTAATCTTTTAGTTAGACACTTCCATAATCGAGTAAACCATCAAGGTCGCGGAATGACCAGTAATGAGATTAAAGCAAATGGGTATTGGATTGTGAGTATTTGTTCAGCAGCTTACCGTTTGATAGACCGTTGTGTTACATGTCGTAAGTTACGTGGATACTCACAAGTACAGAAAATGGCAGATTTATCAAAGGATAGACTAGATTCAGTACCACCTTTCACATATTGCGGTGTGGACTACTTTGGACCATGGTACATTCGTGAAGGTCGTAAAGATCTAAAACGTTATGGAGTGATTTTCACATGTTTGTGTTGCAGAGCTGTTCACTTAGAAGTTGCTAATTCTGTTACCACCGATTCATTCATTAATGCTTTGCGTAGGTTTATTGCGATAAGAGGTCCTATTAGAGAACTTAGGTCAGATCGTGGTTCTAACTTTGTTGGAGCAGAACGTGTGTTAAAGGAGTCATTAGCAGAAATGGACGTCAGTAAGGTTGAAAGATTTCTCCTGTCTGAAGGTTGTGATTACATTGAGTTCAAAATGAATGTCCCCCATGCAAGTCACATGGGTGGTGTGTGGGAGAGGCAGATTCGTTCTGTCCGAAATGTTCTTGCATTTTTGCTGTATCAACATGGTCAACAGCTTGATGACGAAAGTCTTCGTACCTTCATGTGTGAAGTGAGTTCTATCATTAATAGTCGTCCTCTGTCAGCTCAAAATTTAAATGATGCCAAATCTGTTGAACCCTTAACGCCAAACCACTTACTTATGATGAAATCTAAACTTGTCTTACCTCCACCTGGTTATTTTCAAAAAGGCGATCTGTATTGTAGAAGACGTTGGGGACGTATTCAATACTTAGCGAATGAGTTTTGGTCTCGGTGGCGAAAAGAATATGTTCAAAATTTGCAAGTAAGGCAAAAGTGGATTCGTCCAGTTTCTAACTGCTGTATTGGAGATATTGTACTGATTGTTGATGAATGTTTGCCAAGAAATCAGTGGCGAATGGGTAGGATAACTGAGGTTACTATATGTACTGATGATGACGGACTTGTAAGGAAGGTTAAATTACTGATTGGTACTAAAGTTTTAGACAGTAAGGGTTGCAGAAAGGAATCAGTTACCTATCTTGAAAGGTCAATTCACAAACTTGTATTGCTGTATAATCCGGAGTAATTCTCGGTCGGAGAGCCAAATGTATCGAAATAAGATATAAACATGGTTGAATGTTTTCTAAGTGCATCTTGAAAATTAGAAATCTAATTTTGGGGAGCCATGTAACGGTATGGGACGGGTTTTCACTTTACATACATTGTTACCTCCCTTGATAATTTGACGCCTTTTGTAACGTATGAAAAACGTTTGATCTCTGCTGAGAAATTGAAAGTATTTAGCGCAAATTTTACGGGTTCTTTGGGGAAAAAGGCGGCACGGAGATTTAAGGCAATAAAAGATCGGACCTTTGCAGGGTGCGTGTGGGGAGACAATTCATTTAATTCCTGAGTTCGTGTTGACATAATTTTGTTGTGAAGGATATTTAAAGCGCGCTATAATTATCTACTGACTACATAATATTAAAGATAGTGTTTCGAAAAACAATTCTTATTTCACTTGATTTCAGaaaagaatataatattatgttgtttgtccggttaccggacgtgtAGCCTTAACATTCTAGGTACAGTTCGTGTGTCTCCGTATTTTAGTACAAGGGGGTTATCTCCACTTGAACAAGAATTTGAGAAAGTAGCAGTATATATATGTTGTCACAGCGCATCATAACCCACAGCTAAATTTATATACACATGTAAGCATCAAAACTCCTTGCAAAGAACCGTTAAAGTTCTTTTCATCAATAAGTATACACCATTGACATTCCCAAGGAGGTACCATGCAAGTAACCACTAGTAATTAAGGTGAATGGTGAATGATGAATGTAGTATATCAGATTACAGCATGTCCGTAAGCAACACGAATATCTTAGAAAAATGAAGCAAGCACAAATCATTTCTCAGAATTAAGCATGTATAAAAGCCAGAAAGAAACACACAAACATATAAGATGGACAAATGGTCATGCAACGATGCAAAATGGCTTGTCATaaggaagcatgtgaacatgaAAATCACAAATGCATAtatgtaaatcgcaagattggatgtacgaaagcacaatgcagtttttgccctaattctATTCCAtacactggcttaagcggaactctattacatatctTTGAATGGGTCCTGTAATAAACCACTTAATGAATAACTTGTCTGCCAATATTCAAAAACATAACTTCAACTTTAATTTTTGTTAATACCTGACTTTAATACTAAGGAAGACGTGATGTCACATTTGGCAGTTACCGCTCTAAAGTAAGAAACTAGAGTTATTACGAATCAAACATATCGGCAATCTGGCAAAAAGGTAAATGAAGCGACCTTCATAACgatatatgaaaatgtatttaaacagCTGTATTACCGAAATTgctttttgaaacaaaatagcTAGGGCTAAAATAttgattttagctcgactatccgAAGATAAGATTGAGCTATTGCTGGCGTCAGCGTCCAAATTTGAAGTTCTGGTATCTCACTAACTGCTTGAGGAAATGAAGTGCAATTTCAGACAATCTGACAAGCCGTGCACAGGCTACATAACCATTTTTGCTTTTCTTAAACATAGATAGATAGTTTATTAACAAAAGGTTACAAACCCATGAGTtcacatataacatataatcatataacatttaaatagTAATGTCAATGGCGGTGTGAAAATTAGTGATTTTACAAATACACATAAGATCAGATGTATACCTATGCAATTTGACATATCTTTAAGCAATTGTCTTGGTCATAAACAGTTCTGTCAATTAACACCAATTCCTGGACATATTAACTACATACTAAACTCGTTATAATTAAGTTGGAATCTACTACTTAAACCTGTAATTATCTAGATATACTATCATTTGTCTTGATCATAAACATTTCTGTCAGTTAACACAAATCACTGAACATATTAACTACATACTAAACTCGTTATAATTAAATGAGAACCTACATAAACATGTAATTATCTGCATATAATATCAGAGAGGAGAAAAGTGTGTTAAGGGTAATAGATAGTTTTACGAATTTCAAAAGCCCTGTATACAAAAGTGGACAATTTTTTCAGGGTAGAAATGTTTTCAGTTGATAACAGTTCTGTAAATTTAGGTATGTTTGGGTTTTTCCagtaatatttatgtatatacttCGCTCTGAGGTCTTTATATAGTTTACATTCTAGTAAAAAGTGAAATTCGTCCTCTAGGTTATTACATATCACACATTTCCTTTCATTTCTTTCGATTTTGTTCGGCTTGTGCCATCTGCCTGTTTCTATCAATAATTTATGTGCTGAATAATTAATCATGTTTGTCCCGTTTCCGATTCagcaattttaaattattataattataataagttTTAGtaatgtaaactggtatctcagacACCACTGgctgaaacttcatacacttgttatACAATTCTTGTAATACATTTACGACTTGGTTCGCCCCGTTGAAAGTTTGTTATGTTTAAGATCATTAAACTACTATTTTGGCAGACATTAATGTCGGATTAACTTTTGTGAcatttgtttaataaaacaaataaaaaacattgtattGTATCACGTTTGTAGAAACAGTCATTCAAATCATTTTCTCTTGTTGTGATGTAATCGCAGTCAAAGTTCCCGTAGTAGGGGTATATCAATAGGTCATcctttaccctgttaaatgtctaaaatggacaagtccattaatccgtttgggcaatgccatttattattctaagggttgttcactgaaaatttacagactaaatagcgaacagtgcagaacatgatcagactgcacggacgccATCTTCCAACACATCCTGTTTTATGCAGTGATGAAGATAAAATCCTGTTGacaaaaaagaacaagatttatttcaaggaaattatttattttaagacATGTAACTAGAGtgtaacataataagacacatcGCTAAGGTGTCGATTTTAATCAGTTAGTTTTGGAATTATAGTTGGTAATTGGTATACAGTTATTTTCATTGATCTGTATTTGCATTGATAATTTAAAACTAACACTGAATAATTAGACTTGCGTCAGTATTATTTCGTTTGATTAAAAGCGTACAAGAGCTAATAAACGTTCAAAGCCGGATTTCACATTCTGTTTACATTCGCAAGTAATTTTACCAGTTGTGCTTTTGGAGTAAAAAGTTATGTTGTCATGGCATTTTTGGACTTATCAATATCGTCGACGTGAACTTTTCACTCTCTGCTTCTCTTTCAAGCATATATCATATATCTAAATCATCGCTTAATCAACAATATCTGAACCTGGGATGTTGCGGAATTACGTGACACGCAGTCCGGCCATTTAATGTATGATCTTGATTTTGGTTGATTGGTAATGAAAAAGAGAACATAAGaacaaaatcatatattttattgaaatttttcaatAGCGAGAGACAAATATGACATACGAAATCCAAGACAATACAAAGTTATAAACATAACACTCTGAAATACTTGACTGTAAGTCACCGTATGATATAACAATGGcacaaaaatgataattacatCTACGAAATTATAGTTATTTCGGaaaataatatgtatagaaaAACGGCCACGATGACAAGATATATATGGATACGCCAGAAGCTTTGATGATACTCGTTGCACCAATACATAGCGGCTGATGGACGAGCAAACAAGTGTATGGAGTTTGATAACTGGGATTTAAAATAACTAAAATCACTCCTTCAAATAGGAAATATGCTAGTATGAGCAAAACCTAGTTTAAGTATGATATGACTGGTAAAATACTAGTAGACATGACAGACCTAACGGACCACAGAGAACACGCGCATCTACCTAGTGGTATACCTGACCAATCCGACTAAATCGGTTCACGTGACTTAATCGACCTCacagttagtttaaacatatttattgcatgaatttcACAAATAACAATAGTACAGTAACCATTTTGCATGCA carries:
- the LOC128555836 gene encoding uncharacterized protein LOC128555836, translating into MINKGYAERVPDSCIEPIGSRVWYIPHHGVFHPEKPEKIRVVYDCSAEYMGESLNKNLLQGPDLTNALVGVLCRFRKDYIPVMCDIEKMFFKRVLGVQWSVESDSFQFRTTLSDQPFTRRGVLSTVNSIYDPLGFISPVVLVGKQILQHLCADRTYWDEPIPEHLSSKWEKRRRTDIFHLKELNIRRCFKPSGFGNVVSTELHHFSYASQSGYGQCSYLKLVDDKQQVHCTLVMSKSRVAPLKTITIPRLELTAAVVSVKISDLIQRELDFRDVVSYYWTDSKVVLGYIANDSRRFQVFVANRVQMIHDHTELCQWRYVDTKANPADSASRGASVDQLLNQSEWFSDPHFLWQLELPTFSSGEISLQTDDKELRKVQSFSIQTSMGFSDHKVSEHFGYFSSWNRLKRAVAFCFLYVSKLRKSLNVFSSSQNNKSDVCQMDSMSLSVSQLEKAEHAVIKVVQSKHFSKEIQLLKGIHRESASDLSNRQAVHECKTVLRSKSTLYRLDPFLGQNGILGVGGRLQHSKMPFCLRNPVILPKESHVTNLLVRHFHNRVNHQGRGMTSNEIKANGYWIVSICSAAYRLIDRCVTCRKLRGYSQVQKMADLSKDRLDSVPPFTYCGVDYFGPWYIREGRKDLKRYGVIFTCLCCRAVHLEVANSVTTDSFINALRRFIAIRGPIRELRSDRGSNFVGAERVLKESLAEMDVSKVERFLLSEGCDYIEFKMNVPHASHMGGVWERQIRSVRNVLAFLLYQHGQQLDDESLRTFMCEVSSIINSRPLSAQNLNDAKSVEPLTPNHLLMMKSKLVLPPPGYFQKGDLYCRRRWGRIQYLANEFWSRWRKEYVQNLQVRQKWIRPVSNCCIGDIVLIVDECLPRNQWRMGRITEVTICTDDDGLVRKVKLLIGTKVLDSKGCRKESVTYLERSIHKLVLLYNPE